A stretch of Gymnodinialimonas phycosphaerae DNA encodes these proteins:
- the hisF gene encoding imidazole glycerol phosphate synthase subunit HisF produces MLKTRIIPCLDVAEGRTVKGVNFVDLIDAGDPVEQARAYDLAGADELCFLDIKATHENRGTMYDLATRTAEQCFMPLTIGGGVRTVDDVRNLLLAGADKVSFNSAAVADPDCVARAADKFGSQCIVVAIDAKTVVPEDSKKGIPGKWEIFTHGGRKSTGIDAVEFAKTVVAKGAGEILLTSMDRDGTKSGFNLVLTRAVSDAVPVPVIASGGVGTLDHLVEGVTEGGASAVLAASIFHFGTFTIGEAKAHMAAAGIPVRLT; encoded by the coding sequence ATGTTGAAAACCCGTATCATTCCCTGCCTCGACGTCGCCGAAGGTCGAACCGTTAAGGGCGTTAACTTTGTGGATCTCATCGACGCGGGCGACCCGGTCGAACAGGCCCGCGCCTACGACCTCGCGGGCGCGGATGAGCTTTGTTTCCTGGACATCAAGGCCACCCACGAGAACCGCGGCACGATGTATGATCTTGCCACCCGCACGGCTGAGCAGTGCTTCATGCCGCTCACCATTGGTGGCGGCGTGCGCACCGTGGACGACGTCCGAAATCTGTTGCTGGCAGGGGCCGACAAGGTCTCGTTCAACTCCGCCGCCGTGGCGGACCCGGACTGCGTGGCCCGCGCGGCGGACAAGTTTGGCTCCCAGTGCATTGTCGTGGCCATCGACGCCAAAACCGTCGTTCCAGAGGACAGCAAAAAGGGAATCCCCGGCAAGTGGGAGATCTTCACCCACGGCGGTCGCAAATCCACCGGCATCGACGCGGTGGAATTCGCCAAGACCGTCGTCGCAAAAGGCGCCGGAGAGATCCTGCTGACCTCCATGGACCGCGACGGCACCAAGTCGGGCTTCAACCTGGTCCTGACCCGCGCCGTCTCTGACGCCGTTCCCGTGCCCGTCATCGCCTCGGGCGGTGTGGGCACGCTGGATCACCTTGTCGAAGGCGTGACCGAAGGCGGCGCGTCCGCCGTGCTGGCCGCCTCCATCTTCCACTTCGGCACCTTCACCATCGGCGAGGCCAAGGCCCACATGGCCGCCGCCGGCATTCCCGTGAGGTTGACATGA
- a CDS encoding phosphoribosyl-ATP diphosphatase: MTPLQQLAETILDRKSADPDTSWTAKLLSKGPEKCAEKFGEEAVEAIIEAVKGDRDKLTSEAADALYHLLVMCAARDVSLADIEAELARRHGTSGLAEKAARDT; this comes from the coding sequence ATGACCCCTCTCCAGCAGCTTGCCGAAACGATCCTAGACCGCAAGAGCGCGGACCCCGACACCTCGTGGACCGCCAAGTTGCTGTCCAAAGGCCCCGAGAAATGTGCCGAGAAATTCGGGGAAGAAGCCGTTGAAGCGATCATCGAGGCCGTCAAAGGCGACCGCGATAAGCTGACCTCCGAGGCCGCCGATGCCCTCTACCACCTTCTCGTCATGTGCGCTGCGCGTGACGTGAGCCTTGCGGATATCGAGGCCGAATTGGCCCGCCGCCACGGCACATCCGGCCTGGCCGAGAAGGCCGCACGCGACACCTAG
- a CDS encoding CoA-binding protein has protein sequence MTVTPSDDLLRRVLRSSKSFACVGVSPNPVRPSHYVARYLQLKGFRIVSVNPMHAGTRLFGGTVVADLTEAGQVDVIDIFRRPEHVPDIVDAALAMPVRPSVIWMQIGVTHAEAAAKAEAEGLTVIQDRCPKIEYQRLFGELRMGGFNTGIISSKL, from the coding sequence ATGACAGTGACACCTTCCGATGATCTGCTACGCCGCGTGTTACGCTCCTCCAAGAGTTTCGCTTGCGTGGGCGTCTCTCCGAACCCCGTGCGTCCCAGCCATTACGTGGCGCGCTACCTGCAACTGAAAGGGTTTCGCATCGTGTCGGTGAACCCCATGCATGCGGGCACGCGACTGTTTGGCGGGACGGTTGTGGCGGACCTGACGGAGGCGGGGCAAGTGGATGTCATCGACATTTTCCGCCGGCCCGAGCATGTGCCTGACATCGTCGATGCGGCCCTTGCGATGCCGGTGCGCCCCTCTGTGATCTGGATGCAAATCGGGGTGACCCATGCGGAGGCCGCCGCAAAGGCCGAGGCCGAGGGGCTGACGGTTATTCAGGATCGGTGTCCCAAGATCGAGTATCAGCGGTTGTTCGGAGAGCTGCGGATGGGTGGGTTCAACACCGGGATCATTAGCTCGAAACTGTAA